gtttcccaacactttgatgcagtttcttgcaattcaatatactgtttttctacctaattggttaaattatttacaaaaaagtgttcttcaatgtttttcattgaaattagAACAGACCGAATAGTacaacgtttgaaaattttgttgcaGTCAATTGTGGTATATGTGCTGTTATTCACTCAATcaggaagattgttcgactgatgaacgatgtttgaatctaagtaactttatatacatatacagaAGTACTCTCAaaatacctgacttcaggtacaatctaggcataacgtaaacaagttaattgtTTTTATACCTATAACGTCCGATTGAATCAACGAAGTTTGTTTGTGTTGTTGGGATTCCAATACTaacttaaaaaaattttttgattgtgcaacacgaataatatgttaaaagtttgaatttagataaaaatgatttgaaatatcgctacgttttgtattatgCCACTAATGTGACAATAacttagaaattttttttttttaatatctgaATGACTGCCTTCGGAAGCAGTTTGATAAtcagattttttgttttgtcgagattcataatttgtggctaaaaatgattgttaacatacaaaaactcgaagtttcgaaaattcataaaaaatcgatgttccacaaagttcgtcaaagatagttttaccatcttggacttatttttcaaattctctacatgacttcttttttatatgaaagaaataaaaaatacgtattttagatattgaaatgaaagtttttttttgtaaataaaaaagaatattaatttctattatcagtatatattttttcgcGTTTAGACATCAATTCTGTAtcactctttctaagacactacttcggtacgactcataatttttgagatatgaattatcaaaaatttctcttacttaaatcgatacgctctttcttacttgagtcaaaaaattcccaattgctgtggaaaaggAGAGGAGGAGTGAATGTTGCATTGGTCATTTTCATCTGGAATTACAAGAGTGGACAAAATCGTCTAAAGAAGTAGCCGAAATGTTTTAATCGATTCAAGCTCGACACATGTGATCAGCATCTGACTGTGAACTGAAAACGTCGATTCaacaatatgccaaatttctaCGGCGAAGTTTTCTACGGTTAGAGATACCAAGATTCCGAAGGCATTTGAAGGCCGCTGAAATTAACCGGGACAATGTCAATCATTAGACTGCTCTGGATTGGTTACAGTTCATCGTTATGAGTGACATCCAAGAATTGCTTTCAGATATTACAGTGAGTTACTAACTTCTTACGTTTCTGTTGCATATTGTGGAAGGGCCTCATCAAagtttaaattaattaaaaacttGCGATCAACGATGGATCAGGCATGCTTAAATGGGTTGGCTTTATTGTCATATGAAAATCAGTGTACCGTCATCAAATTGATTACCGAGGCGAAATTAATCAAACGTTCTAATTAAAATAAACTGAATTTTCGAAGATattatttaattaattgaaaCACTGTAGATTCTTTTCGTCAGTGATTCTCATCGAATCGCTCATCAAATTGCATaaaaatttattgcattttaattGCATTTTCGTTTCCACTTTCAAGCATgataaataaacatattttcaacacatcaaaacgATATTAATAGACGATAATCATTTTAATTCGagtgtgaaaaataaattttagaaaaaaatcaccatGAAAGACGGCTCAGTTTTTTCAGAACAAAATGAACTGATTTGGATATGACAAGTTTCCTTTGAAAGATCTTTGTAAGTTTTATTGTAAATTTTCAGGGGTCATAGATTCCAGAACCCAAAACTTCCCAAAACCCACTTTTTGGGATGTCGAACTTCATTATCTCCCAAAAATAGCTTATTTGTGATGAATTCAAGTCTATATGACCTCGTTGACGTAACTCGGATATGTTCCGGATTAGGTTTCCGAGGGAAGTAACCACTTTATGACCAGAATCAAATctcatcatgcgacatatcgaacttCGTGTTTTGTCAAAACTAGATCATAGGTGACCATCTCAAGGGACTTTGGCTACAGCAGGATAACCCGgatggtctccggatgacccGAAGGTCAAACATCAGAACGAGATATTAAAAAAGCACGACTGCGCCCTTAGGATTAAATCAGGTTTTGTACTCTCAAACCCTTGAATTTCTATAATGAGCGAATTTCTATACATTTTcgtgcaaaaaatggaaaaaacagattgatcaatttcaccctaAAGCTATGTTTTCCACTTAAAATTTTCCAAACTAACGTGTAgggaaatttttcaacaaaagattTTATTTATAGCGACCTTAGTACCAGTACTGGTTTTAAAAATGTCTGGGTAAAAATTAGACAGAAAATATTGgaaaactacctaaaatcacaatttttattgtcatatgaccaatttaaattacgactgatttttttaaaagagcGTATTCAAAAGCATTGATCTTTCTTAAAAATCtagatgtttgattgaaatatgatgtttgacaaagttattggattttaaaatcaatgaactatttaggaaaaataacattttaaatacactgtttaaaaatcttactcaaaaaataaatttaatattaaaaacgagGACGAACCGCCCACGGCTGCATgattttaggggtgcagaatgaaccgAATTCATTTGATGAATttggaaataaagggtgtgtcacatcaaattgcattacggaaaaaacgctgtagaaatttaatttttaggaattatatcttcagctttcgcttataatcaaaaagagtgtatagatcacgttggccatgcttcactgtaaatttttcgtaaatttggaaaaatgtcgtcgaacgaaaaagagcgtcgtgaattaatcctgtgcactcatttcgagaatccggagttgtcacatcgggacatcggtaagatgctgggaatcgttcaatccacggtcagcagagtactaaaacgatacttcgaggacctaaccatcgaccggaaggtgaagaacggcaaaaatggatgctccgtcagtgaaaaagatcacaagcgcgtagttaagcagtttagacgtgatccgagaagttcggtccgggatgtcgtcaataagctgaatttgtcaagttcattcgtccagcggaccaagcagcgggagggcctgcgtacatacaaggttcagaaggctcctaaccgcgacgaaaggcaaaacatggtggggaagacgcgagcccgaaagctgtacaccgaaatgctgacgaagccgcattgcctggtaatggacgacgaaacctacgtcaaagcggactttcgtcagctgccgggcctgttgttcttctccgcagaggacaaattcagcgttccggaggagattcgcaagcagaaactatccaagtttgccaaaaagtacatggtgtggcaagcgatctgctcttgtggaaagcggagcgcccccttcgtgatgaccggcacggtaaacgggcaggtttaccatatggagtgcctacagaagagcttactaccactattgaagcagcacgagggcccgaccatcttctggccggatctcgctttgtgccactattcaaaggacgtgttggagtggtacgaagccaacggggtcaccttcgtgccaaaggaaatgaacccgcccaacgcgccggagcttcgcccaatagagaaatattgggtgattatgaagcaggccctccggaagaacccaaaagttgtcaaattggaggcggacttcaagagaaaatggatttctgttcaaaaaaaactacaacctgacgttgtacagaaccttatggacggggtaaagaggaaggtgcgagcatatgggcttgggctcgaagtatgaataaaaagaaaatgccaaaagttgtttaatagtttttattttactgtctaaaattttcaaaaggatcggtctactgggcgaatttctacagcgttttttccgtgatgcaatttgatgtgacacaccctttatgattgATTCCAATTCTGGCATGGGGGGGGCGGTTTTGTTTGCAAATCGACTCTTCCACCCTGGGTGTGAATGTTTCTACTTTAATGGCGGCGGGGAGGCGCAAATCAGCTCTTTCGCCCCGGGTGCGAAAGCTTCACTTGACACCACTGATTAtcttaggtgtaccggtaagtttcctcGGTTTAACAACAAATGGCGtagcttgattattattccagtgaaccaaatttccagacattcgttggaaagctattgtcattgcgcgtcttttccaGTATATGACGAAaatttgaagcgtaaacaacatagttttttgttttttgtatcgaatcgttactggcgatgaaaagtgggtccattacgacaattctAAACGTCGAGCACGTATGTAGTGAtcctcgatttttgaaattaatcgttcatcagctaatagaatacttttcagcagtttgttattcgatacgattaatcgccccaaataatcgaataatcgattaatcgtctgAGAGAACGAAttcgttagactaatatttctcatttgctagaaagccatctggaatcaagaAAGTGTTCATccctcctgaaaatcaattattatcttttacgctcccctaaattcgtaaacgaagctcaattcgcgttgacggcattgagcttcatttACCAGTTAGGGGTGCGTCAAAGATTATGATTGATTTTCaagataaaactgcagcggccgtacgttttttttctatgggtttggatcgattaatcgacgtaaattattcgttcgcttcgattattggctgcgcaatattcgttcgattaatattcGATTTccgtaggaagtattcgattaatcgattaatcgaacgattatcgggggtCACtaaacgtatggataccccggccatgcatgaACATCGTcagccgcgcggaatattcacgggcagaaggttatgctgtcaatttggtgggaccaactgggtgtggtgtactattaGCTGCTAaaatcgaatgaaaccattacgggggacctctatcgacgacaattgatgcgtttgagccgtgcactgaaggaaaaaaaaaaagacgggtgggtaatgtcggtgacataaccggagtgacgtaggactatacaaaggggacagcttttgctaaatatatattttaaatatattgttttattttcttctcctacgtgaattcctacctatctacctgaaaaatggattagtttactgtttactctttatgaacatgttgggggttctgaaaaaaacctttggtgttgtgtttttgcgttttttttacaaacttgattcttgatttttttctgaaggctttgtacttattaaatgttcaacgtcgggcatctttcggcgtatacacatatcttacaatcaaaatgatggctgtgatagggaatgcacaggtggtcatcagctcgttcactatcatatatttcactattgagcacattaccgtaccttaagctgtggtttcggagacgaatgaattgtaagatttgtagtctccgcaaacaaaggaaataaaaagaactgaggttttggagacgaactctacgatctgtcgagaaataaacgagctataagcgttctgaaaaacctaCAGTAAAtatagggacggatgaccttcggattaaagtcctttaaaataagaacagagcagcaggaaatacatagctcatcgtgttgctccttagttatttctctatgcaatgcagatgtaacgtcagtcaattttcaacatcagttatcaaccaacgaaagcagttcttgctaccgagaaaattcgttaatgccatcaaGCATTATGTGTtgtaatgtgttgtaatttgaagccactttcaattcggaaaccatgcatgggtttgtgaaaactgaatgatcaatttaaaagtccccagccaccaataagttcaagaacaagcataaacaaaaaaactgtttatattatatgtcatattatgtcactttagaatgcattggtattgtgaaaaacttttaataactcttctttgaatggtttaatggccctgaaatgcgccgtgttttacggtggctttggtgttgtgtttttgcgttttttttacaaacttgattcttgatttttttctgaaggctttgtacttattaaatgttcaacgtcgggcatctttcggcgtatacacatatcttacaatcaaaatgatggctgtaatagggaatgcacaggtggtcatcagctcgttcactatcatatatttcactattgagcacattaccgtaccttaagctgtggtttcggagacgaatgaattgtaagatttgtagtctccgcaaacaaaggaaataaaaagaactgaggttttggagacgaactctacgatctgtcgagtaataaacgagctataagcgttctgaaaaaccaacagtaaatatagggacggatgaccttcggattaaagtcctttaaaataagaacagagcagcaggaaatacatagctcatcgtgttgctccttagttatttctctatgcaatgcagatgtaacgtcagtcaattttcaacatcagttatcaaccaacgaaagcagttcttgctaccgagaaaattcgttaatgccatcaaGCATTATGTGTtgtaatgtgttgtaatttgaagccactttcaattcggaaaccatgcatgggtttgtgaaaactgaatgatcaatttaaaagtccccagccaccaataagttcaagaacaagcataaacaaaaaaacagtttatattatatgtcatattatgtcactttagaatgcattggtattgtgaaaaacttttaataactcttctttgaatggtttaatggccctgaaatgcgccgtgttttacggtggctggttttgccaccaaagcagtctgtataaacaaactttttctttcttatacctgctgccgttttgcgattgcgtttgccgctcgctgaaactagttgttgccttgatgagcgccgaaccgaagctgctctgttcttgatgcgggttttctgattgtcgtgagcagctttgcaagccaactcgagcactccgacggtcgaaactctataatcgctgttaggtatactggtgctccggcaccaatccgttcggcctagttacccttgcggagcaatcagtgaatgcgaccaacagggaactggagacctgcacggttcgaatgagactttgcctttcccttaacttgtcctcctttgttacgtccacgatgccgatgccgtacaaccacacgggtttacggtttgaaagaaaataagatatttttttggggtccgcgcgttttatactctagcggtacacactcacaggatagagacaaatcggcagactcagccaaaggggcgagtccaacgagacgaacaaatgagcgttaaaagtcagcgatggaaaaaaaatacattcattacgatttgttctctcgttggattcacatgcaggctacaaagggtccttttcaggatcacaaaattatcttcaatctaaagagtttattgttttgttatcactcgatatccccatcttgttcggctaaaccttcctgtttagcgatttgttgccactcgccacagctttcacagttggaaaatttcttcccatccagctttgtgacatgttgtacagtaaattacattcaatgggacgtgccgaagcaccactcagtgtcgcattggaggcgattttaacctgtaattgaacatttgcgatgacagtggtacagtgtcgactttcaatgtggggtcataatttggatctctatgtttacaaaaatgtccaactaaatatgtcgcattacatgtccgtccaattagctaaatgtcgaactaattgtaaattactgtactttcaatctggaaacaatttaagaattggtgaaaattgaataatcaggaaagtccccaactatcaataagctcagaacaactgccaaattcacatactcatcagatcctggcaaacaaattatgaaaaaatcaatctgtgttttattattattttggatattattttagaaagcattgaactgtatttcgtgaactcttttttgaaaggtttaatggccctgataagcgccttgttttatgcaatggttccaatttagaaaactttgtactcgtggttttgaaaaaaaaccatttcgaacgccctcgatgccgccttgttctggatttgccaccaaagcagattgtataaagaacaaacttttttcttctgctaccagctgccgttttacgattgtgtttgccactcgccattcgctgcaactgcctgttgtcttgatgtccaccgaaccgaatgtgttctgttctgaatgcgggttttcttatcgtcgcgagcagctttgccagctaactcgatcacttcggcgaccgaaactatataacgccggctaggtggactggtgcactggtactaacgcgctcggtctagctacccttgcggagcaattggcgaatacacctacgggaaattgcagaccaacacggttcgagcgggattttgcctttcccttcacttttcctcctttaccatgtccagacatggctgcttgggttggtttgttgatgtgttgtgatacgaaccgatgtggtgtacggtttgaatgagaatgatcgttacggcagcggagcggggatttttaagctgactggctggctcgagaattacgcatgtgtgagactgcgaccaatgtttcgttcattttttttctttttcctttccaatcgtgcttcattctatttcgctgctgctctggttgcccgttttggtcggtacgatttgaggagcacaaaatggaccaatcaaaaatgggcacatagtgcatttggacaatgcttgatatttcacaattattcaattatttatctcaagaaaaatgaaatattattcgttatggtagatgcgtagatatatttcctatcaattgatgcaaaaacctttgcgatctatcgagaaatgctcgagttataagcgttccaaatcttgcattttttcctacttgttcagtgcctagatttccatttcaccccctgtatcttccggttagacgtagtcctacgtcaaaacggccacaatacgagcaaagacacgataaagttattttgcagcacgacaatactCGGCCGCATGTTgcaaaaccggtcaaaacatacttgaaaatgctgaaatgggaggtcctatcccatccgccgtattctccagacattgatCCGTCCGATAACctcctttttcgatcgatgcaacatgacctggttgaccagcacttctccaattttgatggagtcaaaaattggatcaattcgtggttagccgaccgtgaattgccagaaagatgggaaaaagttgtgaatagcgatgggcaatactttgaacataaaatttgtaaccatttttgcagaataaagcattaatttttgaaaaaaaaaacaaaaaacttaccggtactcatATTAATCCATACGTTTATATTCTATTTTTTAGAATTCCAGTTAATTATAGGATGCACTCTACAATAAATATTGAGTCCCACTAGTTAGAACAATCATAGTACAGGAAAACCAGTTTTTGTGCGGATTTTTttgtgggattttttttttgtgcgattttttttatgtgccgttttttgttcttgtgcggtatatgaaaagaagcatatttgacgaagttatcgatAGTTTATatgcatctcagtgcgaaaaaaagcatatttgcgtctaactTATCCACTTCTTAAACCATTCCCATCCTtttatcaaatgctctaagttacgcatgacatgatttctaacggCGATTTTTTTGTTCGGTCCCTAttcaccgcacaaaaaaaaaagtttgcctgtATTCGATATTTCAGTAGAACAATGATAACAAGGTTAACTGGAGGGATGACACCCAAGACATCCGCTCCGGGTGTCACCCgctcacgctacgccactgagGGATCTCAACTCATAGTTTCCATGGAATTCGTTCTGGATTTTTGTTATTAAATCCGGTTCAGTTACAATTCCAGTTCATCAAGTTCATCCTATAATTAACTTTCCACCAAATATTGAGTCCCACGAATTTAAACAATCATAGTACAAAAAATTCGCTCCAGAAAAGATACTTTCTTGGGTATTGATTGAAAATATGACGCATGTTTGCCAAAAACAGAAATTGTATTCCGTTTCCATTTCATTTTCCATTCCGTAttaaatttttgacgcattatTCTGTAATCCGGTCGTAGTCGTAGTCGGTTATGTCGAATATACGGGAATATTCTTGTGATAGATTCACGAAGTTTTGATGAATATAATGTTATTACCCTATCAATGGTAAACTAAATGGATTTTcggaatatattcaaataaaacGACGTGAAAATAGTTTTAATAATATATCATATTATATTGGTGAATTTATACACAAGCTTTACCTACGAAAAATCTGAAGACTTTGCTCGCATTTAAAAATACACAATCTCAAAAAGGACAATCCGAGCAGCATCGATTGACCCATAAATTCCTTTTCAGCTCTATCACATCCTTCGTAGACTACACGCAGGCCAGATGGAATAATCAACTCTGATTGTTGTTCGTTTAATTGACTTTCGTTAGGCCCAACTCTATGCTCGATCAACGACCGAACAACACCTTCTGCTGATATACGTTCACTGCCAACGAATATTCCGAAAAGTCGAGCAGAGGAATATtgtttcatgaaaaatacattACACTCCTTAAGCTCAACATCATCTGTAGGACGACTTGAGAGCATTAGCATTATCATAGCGATCAGCTgggatttttggacattaatgTTCGTTTGGAGTGCATTCCCCATAGCCATGGATTGAGCGACAGCCGGGTTTTCCACAACGTAGACGTCAGCCTCCGGAATCAAGTGATTGAGTTGCGTAACGTTCCGAATCAGCTCGCTAACGTGCAGCTTCCGATCTGGTATAGCGAAACTACTCCAGCCCGCTAATACGGACGGTTTTTGTCtctcaatttcaaattttgccCAGGTGATAAAATCCAATCCTATATGCAGAGAAACGCAACTCTTGATTCTAGGAACCACATGCACTGGAATAACGGGAGTCGTGAACTTGACATCTTTTTTTGCCGGCTTGGTTTGTGTTGTTTCCACACTCGGGCATTTgacaatcgaatcacaaaatTTTCGTAAAACGTTTATACCGAACCCATCAAGCTCCAACACATCGTCGAGAGTCATGAAAGATCCGAACTTTTTGCGCCAatcatctatttttttcaaccgATATTTAGATATATTATATCTGTAAAAGTCAACAGTTGATAAATAAATTACTTTTAAAATAGTACCGTGATTACTTGTATAATTGTTCCACATCATCCTTATTTAATGTATCTAGAATTTTACGTGTTTCATCTTCACTGTACATACACGGGAAACCGAGTTTCGTTGTACTTTTCACGTAGATATTTCGCACATTCAATACAGTGTTACTTATTCTCAGTTTTCGACCAAAATAAAGAAACGTTAACATATTGAATCCGTGAAATGTTATCTAATAATGACTCTGCCACAAAAACATATCAAAACTATTATTTAATCTCAGATTTTTATAAGAGACACAGGAATATTTAAATTGATTCGAACTAGCTTTATGTCAATAGTACCAAAACAGAATGCGTGAATTCATAATATTATTAGGAATGATAGGTATCCCCTCCGTAGGTTGCCCTGGAACATAACATTATTGTTGTCATCAAGACGTTAGTAAGATGGTACTATCTATCAAAATTGCTGTCCAGCACATGAGCAGGATTAGGCCACGGTGATACTGCCTGCAGCTTCTTAGGCTGCACGAAACGCAGACAAtcgtgagaagtaaacaactacatagaattgtattggtgtggttacattgcttcccacttgcttcgttcgaattcgctaGCTTCTcttgaacaaaattgtttgtttctcttcgtcagttatcacacaatcaagttttcgtgcatagtgacgtcagtcgttgtgtttatctttgattgcccaccgcatcaatgtaaaaatgctattttcaggaagtaatttatcaattaaaaacgtacatttttgtacagCTTCCACTGAaaatgaggctaatgtgatagcgtggagtgaatatttgtgaaatcacgaaaaagacggataaatgtgatatttccatgtgccattttcactcctccacgttcatagaaacaaacgaagtttcatttttttaccgttatgaagttgatgtttcgaacgctctcagtgtcggtgtgtatgttgtgagataataatcgccaattaatcaaaatttcaccggaaatgttactgctttcgagaactaagcattcGACTGCTGTCtgaacctttttaccacatgaataatcggaATAAGCctcgatataattgtcatctgttaaaaaacgaccagttgaatgatttcataaaaattttgactcaaattatcatgcaatcaTGAGTACTTCGAATattgttttgtatcttccatatacattccatattgaatgcgaataattacgacacgatatattgcttgccaatacagatatacttcgcctactgctccacctctatatgtttCTCATTGCTCCGATCCAGTGTTACCTCGGCCTTAGGCTACGGTGATACTGCCTGCAGCTTTTTACGAAAATAAGGCTGCACGAAACGCTTACAATCGTtagaagtaaacaaccacatagaattgtattggtgtggttacattgcctcccacttgcttcgttcgaattcgccagcttctatcgaacaaaattgtttgtttctcttcgtcagTTATCGCACAATCAAGTTTTCTACGGTGATACACATAGAATTGtattggtatggttacattgcttcccactTGCTTCGTTCAAATTcgccagcttctatcgaacaaaattgtttgtttctcttcgtcagttatcgcacaatcaagttttcgtgcgtactccgatccaGTGTCACCTCAGCCTTATTTAGTGATGCAGATAGTGCAGTTTGCGAgcgtagtgtgcgtgatagcTAAGTTTCTATAACTACGTTTCAAATCGTGCcgtcaatatttgtgtttattttcaattGCCTGCAACATCCATGTAAAAACGCTATATGTAGTTACCTTTTTGTCAATCAAAAACAGATATGTTTTTGGCGTTTTTTGAGTTCCTGCTGAATATGAGTATAATGTGACAATACGCATTAGATTTATGTAAAATTAAGTCGGAAAAGGCacataaaagtgatatttctgtgtttcaaattttactttctcacattcatagaaacaaacgaatttTTAAATGGTATTTTCAAGACTCACCGTGTtgttgtatgtgatttaagAAAATAGTCTACAATCGACCAACATTTAATTGAAAATGCTACTGCTCCACAGGACTATATATATAATGATGTTCTCTGGATCTTTTTGTCCATTAAATG
The Toxorhynchites rutilus septentrionalis strain SRP chromosome 2, ASM2978413v1, whole genome shotgun sequence genome window above contains:
- the LOC129768805 gene encoding uncharacterized protein LOC129768805, translating into MLTFLYFGRKLRISNTVLNVRNIYVKSTTKLGFPCMYSEDETRKILDTLNKDDVEQLYKYNISKYRLKKIDDWRKKFGSFMTLDDVLELDGFGINVLRKFCDSIVKCPSVETTQTKPAKKDVKFTTPVIPVHVVPRIKSCVSLHIGLDFITWAKFEIERQKPSVLAGWSSFAIPDRKLHVSELIRNVTQLNHLIPEADVYVVENPAVAQSMAMGNALQTNINVQKSQLIAMIMLMLSSRPTDDVELKECNVFFMKQYSSARLFGIFVGSERISAEGVVRSLIEHRVGPNESQLNEQQSELIIPSGLRVVYEGCDRAEKEFMGQSMLLGLSFLRLCIFKCEQSLQIFRR